Proteins from a genomic interval of Helicoverpa zea isolate HzStark_Cry1AcR chromosome 31, ilHelZeax1.1, whole genome shotgun sequence:
- the LOC124645027 gene encoding prostaglandin E synthase 2 — translation MWRPTFTILQKVVLPSLRENVNVSKIFLSTKSRLPKSTSKLTLVSASIGVLLGAGYGGYTHYKVNVKKTFVPGETEEYAFLKEAPEYESHYRIVNDADTSNLQLTLFQYQTCPFCCKVRAFLDSRGISYEIVEVDAVLRQAIKWSGYKKVPIVLAKVDGGYQQLLDSTAIISVLETYLKDKSTELREIIKFYPVTKFVNDSGKDTTDIANKYFIMHQANVDEREKTRETEERQWRQWADRVLVNTLSPNVYRTAGEAIETFQWFEQAGGWRQLFPAWECALMVYIGAAAMFMISKRLKTRHKIKDDPRESLYDAANEWMAAVQRKGTPFLGGDQPNLADVSVYGVLSSIEGCSAFQDLKTNTPIGKWYYDTKNAIQRRKGKPIARVAHA, via the exons ATGTGGAGGCcgacatttacaatattacagAAAGTGGTCTTGCCTTCACTTAGAGAGAATGTAAATGTGTCGAAAATTTTTTTGTCCACTAAAAGCCGGCTTCCTAAATCGACATCGAAGTTAACCCTCGTGAGTGCGAGTATTGGTGTCCTTCTTGGCGCGGGATATGGGGGCTACACGCACTATAAAGTGAATGTTAAAAAGACTTTCGTACCAGGCGAGACTGAGGAGTACGCATTTCTCAAGGAAGCACCTGAGTATGAATCTCATTACAGA ATAGTGAACGATGCGGATACGAGTAACCTGCAGCTCACCCTGTTCCAATACCAGACATGTCCGTTCTGCTGCAAGGTTCGCGCGTTCCTGGACTCGCGCGGCATCAGCTACGAGATCGTCGAGGTGGACGCGGTGCTGCGACAAGCCATCAAGTGGTCAGGATATAAGAAAGTGCCTATAGTGCTCGCTAAGGTCGATGGCGGATACCAG CAACTATTGGACAGCACAGCCATTATATCCGTCCTTGAAACGTACTTAAAAGACAAGTCGACCGAATTACGGGAGATCATTAAATTCTACCCGGTCACGAAGTTCGTCAATGATTCAGGGAAAGATACCACCGACATCGCCAACAAATACTTCATTATGCACCAGGCTAACGTAGATGAAAGAGAGAAGACTCGCGAAAC TGAAGAGCGTCAGTGGCGTCAGTGGGCGGACCGTGTGCTAGTGAATACATTGTCTCCGAATGTGTACCGCACGGCGGGCGAGGCGATCGAGACCTTCCAGTGGTTCGAGCAGGCCGGCGGCTGGAGACAGCTGTTCCCGGCCTGGGAGTGCGCCCTCATGGTCTACATCGGCGCCGCCGCCATGTTCATGATATCCAAAAGGCTGAAGACCAG GCACAAGATCAAAGACGACCCTCGCGAGTCCCTCTACGATGCTGCCAACGAGTGGATGGCCGCTGTCCAGAGGAAGGGTACTCCGTTCCTAGGCGGCGACCAGCCCAACCTTGCCGATGTTTCGGTCTACGGAGTTCTTAGCAGCATCGAAGGCTGCTCAGCCTTCCAGGACCTAAAGACAAACACGCCCATCGGAAAATGGTACTACGACACTAAGAACGCTATACAAAGGAGAAAGGGTAAACCGATCGCCCGCGTCGCGCATGCTTGA
- the LOC124645092 gene encoding uncharacterized protein LOC124645092 codes for MGSTQWWIVLTLVVVAAATSINRFDQDEFEPDDEFDGFDEYDQLESNNLTETGGRKGKILFPFVSIVRFANTECSTTNSMNGTCLARRECNNLNGTITGTCATRRGRCCVVSRTCGTTTNVNNTYFTSPGYPAAYAGGPACSMIVNRCNANICQLRIDFMDLVLAQPDGDGNCVTDSISITGGNTIVPLLCGDLTGQTIFVDFNGNTAITIIVTATLATTFSRRWNIKLVQLGCDCPGIAPNGCLQYYTGVTGTINSFNYGTAANTVLSASLVTGTRQIVNLNYGICIRMEAGYCAIQYAQVANDAFSFTVTGDVEGADNTVLGTALGAVNNGNCLTDFVVIPNPTVAATGVAVGTDRFCGIGFVTVQSGAKPFVLYVVTNANEGATAATPPDIANRGFSLTYTQIAC; via the exons ATGGGATCGACGCAATGGTGGATAGTTTTAACGTTGGTGGTAGTTGCAGCAGCCACAAGCATCAACAGATTCGACCAGGACGAGTTTGAACCGGATGACGAGTTCGATGGCTTCGATGAATACGACCAGCTTGAAAGCAATAACCTGACTGAAACTGGTGGGAgaaaaggaaaaatat TGTTCCCGTTTGTCAGCATCGTGCGGTTCGCGAACACGGAGTGCTCGACTACCAACTCCATGAACGGCACGTGTCTGGCGCGCAGGGAATGCAACAATCTTAACGGTACCATCACGGGCACATGCGCTACACGCCGAGGACGCTGCTGCGTCG TGTCTCGGACATGCGGTACCACGACAAACGTGAACAACACTTACTTCACAAGCCCGGGCTACCCCGCAGCGTACGCCGGCGGCCCTGCCTGCTCCATGATCGTGAACCGGTGTAATGCTAATATATGCCAG CTGCGCATAGACTTCATGGACCTGGTCTTAGCACAACCTGACGGCGACGGAAACTGCGTGACGGACTCCATATCCATAACGGGTGGGAACACCATCGTGCCTCTGCTCTGCGGAGACCTGACGGGCCAGACTATCTTTGTGGATTTCAACGGGAACACCGCAATTACAATCATAGTCACTGCTACTTTGGCAACAACCTTCTCAAGAAGATGGAACATAAAATTGGTGCAGCTTGGATGTGATTGTCCAGGAATAG CACCAAACGGCTGCCTGCAGTACTACACGGGTGTGACTGGGACGATCAACAGCTTCAACTACGGGACAGCAGCCAACACGGTGCTCAGTGCCTCGCTGGTGACGGGCACGCGGCAGATCGTCAACTTGAACTACGGCATTTGCATTAGAATGGAAGCAGGATACTGTGCTATACAGTATGCACAG GTGGCCAATGACGCGTTCTCATTCACGGTGACGGGCGATGTGGAGGGCGCAGACAACACGGTCCTGGGCACAGCTCTTGGAGCCGTCAACAACGGCAACTGTCTCACTGACTTCGTGGTCATCCCCAACCCTACTGTGGCAGCCACTGGCGTGGCCGTCGGCACTGATCGCTTTTGCGGCATCGGTTTCGTTACCGTTCAAA GCGGCGCGAAGCCTTTCGTGCTGTACGTGGTGACAAACGCGAACGAAGGAGCGACGGCCGCGACTCCCCCAGACATCGCCAACAGAGGCTTCTCTTTAACATACACTCAGATCGCCTGCTGA